Proteins encoded in a region of the Zea mays cultivar B73 chromosome 4, Zm-B73-REFERENCE-NAM-5.0, whole genome shotgun sequence genome:
- the LOC103653725 gene encoding uncharacterized protein, which produces MELLPPVPDPWPQVVEQGFAVLVAMVQAWESSAPDENKTPEKRFWQSGQSAIAQTISLLLQKAWLFQADNMEGSALPPLSCVNDASVLLEFVMSSVTCMEETESLKVFELVATWADAIANWDSWEEMEDQGVFNTIKEVVNFHQRFDLDGLFLKTHFVRCHSTRYSFCHGSVLIHAGHSSRSEVILSPYVVRLVVLYSKHNLPSV; this is translated from the exons ATGGAGCTCCTGCCCCCTGTCCCAGATCCTTGGCCTCAG GTTGTTGAACAGGGTTTCGCAGTCCTCGTAGCAATGGTGCAAGCTTGGGAGAGCTCTGCACCAGATGAAAACAAGACACCTGAAAAGAGGTTTTGGCAGTCAGGCCAGTCTGCTATTGCCCAAACAATTTCATTACTGTTACAAAAAGCTTGGTTGTTTCAAGCTGACAATATG GAGGGCTCTGCATTACCACCTCTGTCATGCGTAAATGATGCTTCTGTGTTACTTGAGTTTGTCATGAGTTCTGTCACTTGCATGGAAGAAACTGAAAGTCTGAAGGTCTTTGAGCTGGTAGCTACATGGGCTGACGCTATTGCCAACTGGGACTCCTGGGAGGAGATGGAGGATCAGGGTGTTTTCAACACAATTAAAGAAGTTGTCAATTTCCACCAGAGATTTGACCTCGACGGTCTCTTCCTGAAAACACACTTTGTGAGATGTCATTCCACTAGGTATTCATTCTGTCATGGTTCTGTTTTAATACACGCAGGTCACTCAAGCAGATCTGAAGTTATTCTTAGTCCATATGTGGTGAGGTTGGTCGTTCTTTACTCCAAACACAATCTCCCTTCTGTATAG